Genomic DNA from Rhodothermales bacterium:
TCCGTCGGCTTCGTTGTGCGCAATCACCGAGTCCCAGATGTGTGTGCTGTCGGACTTTGAGTCGAGTCCATCGCCCCGATTGTACAGAACCCGAACACGCTCAAACTCGATCGGGCCATCCGAGGGCTCGATTCCGAAGCCGTCGGGACGGTCAAAATGATTCGGCCCAAAGACGCCCTGGTAGTAGAACCCGGACCAGGACAGCTCCGTGTCCCTGATCATCACTTCTCTCCAGTTACCGTCCTTGGAACCGATAATCCCTCCGAGGCCACAATAGGTGAAGCGAGAATCTGATATCACGAGACCGTGCACGTTGTGCATGTTCACCGCGGCCTCATCCATGTGATGGATGTACAGGTCTTCCAGATGGATATCGGTCTGCGACTCATCTCCAAGAATGGCGTCCCGCGAGGGCGCTCCGTTGTCGGAGGTCAGTTCGAGACCCTTGAGGTGAACGTGAGACTGATCGGTGATGTCCACCAGCGCCAGCAGATTGCTCGATCCTGCGAGGATGGGGCGCTTGCCCGGCTCTCCCCTTATCACCGTTCTCATCCCTGGAATCCCGGAGGGTGGACGCACGATATCATCGTCGAAAACGCTCAGGCTGTAGCGTCCCTCAAGAATGACCAATGTGTCTCCAGCGGCCATCTGCCGGGAGGCGAAGCCCGGCGTTGCCCACGGATCGGCCATCGTCCCCGAACCGGCGTCGCTTCCCGCCGGGGAGACATAGTGTGTCTCGGGCATGGCGTTTCGCGACGCGTAGGATGGGAGGAGGTTTTCGGGGCCCTGATTCCCCGTCAAGAGCACGGCCGCAGCCGTGAGTACGGCTCTGTTCATGGTCGTCTTGCCAGCTATTGTTGGATCGCTCGCCACTGGTTGACACGAAGAACCGCGACCTACGGGATCAGGCTTACCTGGAAAGGGTCGCGCCAATCTGACGCGTTCTTAGTGCCTACCGACGAACGATCATTGAGGTAGTAGCGTGACCGCCGGCTTTCGCCAGAATCAGGTACACGCCACTTGCAAGACCCTCGAGATCAACGCTGACCTCGTGATTCCCGGGGAGATAGAACTCCTCTTCTGTAACCGTGACCAGGCGGCGACCCAACGTGTCGTAGAGTTCCAGCGTGACCCGGCCCGCGTGGGAGACCGCGAACGGTACGGTCACGCTCTCCAGGGCGGGATTGGGGAAGGGCGACCTCAGGCTGATCCCAAGGGAGGACGGAAGCTCAGGCGGGCGGGCCGTCGCAGTCCACGAGTCGAACGTCGCTTCCTCCATGTTCCCTGCCAGATCGGACGCTACAGAGACAAACTGATACGTTGCCAGCGTGTCGCCATGGAATACACCGTTGGTTTCAGAAGTCCGCAGCCATCGCTCGAAGTCGTTGCCGTCCCGGGATACGTAGATGCTATACGAGGCGATACCGGCGCCGACGTCAGACCCAGACCATGAGACGACGTAGTTTGATGAATCTGCTTCCTGCACAGACTCGATCATGGAGACCGGGGGATCCGCGTCGAGCACGTTGGACCACTGATTGGTACGGATAGACGGGTTCGAGTCGAACACGATGTCCGCACTTGCCGAGAGTACAGAACCCGTGGTCAACTCTCCGCGAGGCCTGACAGAGAATGAGACTGCGCCTTCGCCCCCAGGTGGAAGGTGATTGGGTGGCAGGAATCCGTTGAGGGGGTTCGTCGTCATGGACCCGGTCGATGGGTCCAGTGCCGTCATGACCCAGCGAACCTCTCCCGAGGTCTCGTCAAGACTGGATGTGAGGTACACGAGGGCATCGACGGCAGGACGCAGGTCCAGGAGCGAAGAGGTGCTGGAACGATTCCAGGCGTCCCCAGCGATCGTCGAGTCAGCAAGCGAGACGGTGCCAAAACCAAATGTCTCGAGATCGAAGAGTTCAGGATCCAGGATGGTGGAGATCTCAACCCGGCGAGCGGGAGCGGTCGCGGAAACGAGGTTCTCGAAGAGGATGGTATACGACAGCACCGACTCGGCCGAGACCATTCTGCGTTCGCCGTGGCCGAGTGGGCCTCGGAGTTCGTTGGGGTCCTCAGACCTCCGGTGTGGCAAAGGCACTGAGTGCGGTCCCGGCCAATCGAGTGGCCGCTGCAGTTCCTCCTTCCATTCGTCTTCCAGGCATTTGTCGATGGCCTCGATGCCACGGCCAATCGATCCTGATAGACTGAGCGCCAATCCGATCGCCGTCGAACCGCTCAGGGCATGCCCGCTGCAGACGAGGGCCTGCTTGAAGGTCTCGAACAGCAGCTTGATGTAGTCAATCGGGGCATCCGAGTCACCAGCCACATTGATCCCCAAGCCTGCCAAAGTCGACAGGTGGCCAATCATCTCGTTGATGCACTTCATCTTTATTCGCCCCCCATAGGCCGAAGCAACCTCCTCAAGCGCGGCGAGTAGTCCGGCCTTGAGGCAGGCGTCCCCTATGCGCCCCCCCTTTCCGGCCGAACTGGACAACGGATCCACGCCAACCAGCGGTGGAGAGGTGGCCAGGGTCAACCTAACATCCGCGTCCGACGTCCCCGGCCGCACGTACTCCATATCCAGAAGGCACGGGATCCCAGGTGGGACCCGGGGGATCAGCAAGGAAGTTGCGAGAGCCGCATCTGTGCTGTCCAGAACCAGGTCAGATTCCGGCAGACTCGGAAACCAGTCGCCCACGCCTCCTCGTAGTCTGGGCGGGGCATCTTCGGGAAAACCGCCCACTCTGAGCGGAACGAGGATTGCGTCGACATTCCCGGAGTTGGTCAACTGGATGGTCGCGTTGTTCAGTCCCTCGGTCGTAGCTGGAGGCCCGACGTACGAGGCTAGCACAACTGGAGCCTCGAGAGGAACAACGTGCAGCCCGTCCACAAGACTAGCTCGTTCCGAACCCGCTCCGCTAGCCACGACGGTCCACGAGTCCAGAAACCTCCCTCCCGTGTCGAGCTGGATGGACAGCAGGTTCCCCGTCGGAGACACGCGGAGCCGTAGCGGCTCCCAGATCTGTGCCCCCCTCTCAAGACTGACGGTCGTCGACTCGGTGAATCCGCTCCCCAGGATGGACACCGTGACCACCCCACCCTCCCCGACGGATGTCGGATAGACCGCATCGACTGCCATATGGCCGGACCGGGGCAGGCTCTCGACGACAGACGCCCCGCCGCTCGTATTCGTGAAGTTGGACCCGCCTACGACAATTCGACTCGAATCCAGGGCGATGTCCCAGGTGGAATCATCGGGGATCGCGGCCACCGCAACCATCCCTTCCTGCACCCAATGGCCACCATGTCGGGATAGCAGCCGCAGTTCGTTGTTGCCAAAGATCTGGCCAACCGGGACAACGGGAACGGCTATGAAGTCGTCGTTCATTTGAGTCGTTGCTGCCGCAAAGATGCTGCCTTCCAGGACAACCTTGGACTCGACCTCCCACTCTGCCTCGGACCTTACGTAGACGGTGACTTCGACCCCGCCGCCAGACTGATTGAGCACTGTCGCAAGCCGGGCACCCGAAGGCGCGATATCGGCGACGGGAGCACCGAAGAAGGCCCGCTCAAAGCTCCACGCATCGCCTCTAAGCACGTAGGTGCTGAAGGTGTGATAGGAGTTGACCGCCAGCGTTCCACCGGACAGGGAAATAGTCGCGGCGAAGCCGTCCGAGGCTACAGGGGTCGGCGCGACAAGGGTCTGATCCAAAACGACCGTTGATTCGGTCGCTTTGTAGAGGTAGACGATTCCCTTGCCGTCCGGCTGTGCCCCGGCGACTGCGACCCACTCCCCCCAGACATCCAGAGCGTACCCGAAGAAACCATTAGGAAGGGGATCCCTCAGAGTCGCCAGAAGCGTCCACTCGCCTCCTGTTCGTCGATATACCGAAACAGCATCCCGACAGTCCTGGGCGCACTGTCGCCCTTCGTCCAACACGGCCAGGCTGTCTCCTATCGCGACGCCGCGGCCGCCCTGTGGAAGTTCTACCCCGGCCTCCCATCCGGAGGCTCCCCTATTGAAAAACTGTGCGGTACCGCGCGAGGCGTATCCGAGAATCACGCCAGCAGCGCTCACATCGACCGCTTCAACGCCCTCCGACGTCAGGCTGGTCTCGAATAGCCCAAGATTGGCAGCGTGAACGGCTTGGCCACTGACCGTCTGTAGAGACCCGGCCACCACAAGCAGCGACGCGAACAGTCGGCTGAATCCCCACACTGCAATGCTCTTGGGCCAGGCGCGCGTTGCCGGGCGGGAGGCGCAGCGCCGTGTCATCGGCTCCGGTGCATCAGACGACTCGCACTCCACGCTCCAGCTCGAACTGTCCAGATATAGACCCCCGGAGGGTATCCACTTGCATCGATGCTCCACTCATGAGGGCCCGGAGCGAGCACCCCGTCAAACACCGTGGCCAGGCGACGCCCCAGAATGTCGGTTAACTCGATGCGCGCGGATTCTGCCGAGGGCATGTCGAGCCACAGGGTCGTGTTGGTGCGGACTGGATTCGGATACACGCCCCATGGGATGCCTTCACTTGCCGCCTCGTGGGCTTGGTGGACATTGGTGCCCCCGCCGGAATGGGCCCACCTGACATCACCGGTCACCCTGCCCTCGGTGACGCCCGTTGAGTCGGGTTCCTCCAGGGAAACTCCGTAGCCATCGGACGTGAGGAATGAAATGTCTTCCATTACAGTCGTGCCCGACAAGGACCGAAAGACGCGCGTGCTCCTCACCCGAACAGCCGGTCGAGAGATTCCGTCCGGCAGAATGAGTTGTCCCGTCGCGTCAACGACGCTCTCCGCGTGCACGCTGTCGGCGAGCGTAATCGTGGTCGTCCCGAGGGTAGTTGTCGTAGTAGCCAAGGCACTTGAGGACACGGCCCTTCCCAATTCCAGCGGAAACTCCAGGACGACCAGAGCAGGGCTGTAGACCAGCTTCCCTTCTAACCCCGGGACATTGCTCGCTGACCCCAATTGCGACAGCCTGGTGTCGCGAAGAGCCTGATAGACCCAGGCCTCCCCCTGAAAATCAGTATCCGCTACCTCGCCATATGTAACGTGCGTCGCGCCAGAAAACTCCGCAGCAAACGGGGTCGCCGCTGGAGCCAGGATTGAAGTCTGAGTCGACAGGGCCGGGAGGTAGCTGAAGACCCATTGATTGCCGCTCCCAGGTGTGCCGATGTCCAACTCGATTCTTGCGCTTTCGCTGGCCATCACCACCGTACCCGGCTGGACGGTGGCTGCAAAGTCGGCAAACGTGATCGTCTGGGCGGTCGATCCGGTGGCCCACAAGAGTGAGGCCAACAGGCATGCTCGGTAGATGGATGTGGAGTGCGCCATCACTTTCACGAATTGTGTGCAAGCCTGTACACGCAATTCGCGGCCGGGCGGGATCACCGAGCGTCCAGCCTGAAACGACCACCGCCTACCTCATGGGACTCCTTTCGACAGAATTCCCCGCGGAGCCCGCCCTACGGCACCTGCAACCGCATCGCCCGCGGCAACCCTCGATTCACACGAGGCAGCCACCGGGTTCGCATCATCCCCGCCTGCTCGGCCAGCCGGCCGAGCATCTCGCTGTAGTACGCAAACATGCTCTCCTGGTCCGCCGTCATCGGCCCGGTCCAGCCGCCGACCTGCCCATACAGCGAGCGCACTCGGGACATGAGCTCCTGATACTTGCGGCTCAGCTCTGCAATCTCAGAGCGCTCGCTCGAAGCGCGGACCGCATCGCCCAGAGAGCTTAGGTACGCCTCGGTGTGCACCACGAACTCGGCGTCTCGAGCAACCGTATTCCAAAGGTCACCGATTGCGAACTGCGTCTCCGTCCAGTCGGAGCGCACGGCCGGATCCACCTCCAGGCGCGGATCTTCCATCACCGTCAACGGCTGTTCAAATACCTCGCCGGCCAGCGTCAGTCGAACGCGATACTGCCCCGGCAACGCCATGGGACCAGAGGGCGCAAAACCCGTGCGCCCCGCGCGCCCGCCGGTCGTGTCCGCCGGCGCCGGCGCCAGATCCTCGTGCCGGAAGTTCCAGGTTGTGCGATGCATTCCCGCTGAGGTGTCCACGCGCAGCGATCGCACGTGACTGCCATCCAGACCGAGGATGTCCAGAGCCACATCGGAGGCAGACACGCCGCGAGCCAGCTGGTACGTGATCAGCGCCCCGCGCGCCGGATTTTGACCGTAGAAAATCATGTCCCCGGCATGCCCCCGCTCACTGCGATAGCGAATCATGCGGGCCGTCGGCGGCTCGAACAGCGGCGAAGCATCGCCTCGCGCCGCCGCCTGAATCGGCCCGAGATCGTCCAGTATCCAGATGCCCCGGCCGTGGGTGCCCAGCACCAGGTCGTTGTCCCGCGGATGCACGACAAGATCGTTCACGGCGGCCGTCGGCAGATTGGCCGTCCATTCGGTCCAGGTCTCTCCCCGATCCACGGAGACAAACAGACCGATCTCCGCTCCGAGGTAGAGTGCATTCGGCTCTCTGGGGTCCTCCCGCAGGGTGCGCAGCACGCGGCCGTGCGGCAGCCCCGTGGTGATCGAGCGCCACGTCTCACCAGCGTCGTCCGTCACGTAGAGGTAGTTGCCGTAATCGTCATTCCGATAGTTGTTGACCACCACGTACGCGGTGCCCGCGGCGTGTCGCGAGGCCTCGATCCCGGCGACCCACAGATCGTCTGGAGCTCCAGGCAAGCGCTCCGTGACGTCCGTCCAGGTAGCCCCGGCATCGTGCGAAACATGCAGCAGCCCATCGTCCGTGCCTGCCAGCAGGAAATCAGCGTCCAGTGGGCTCTCGGCAATCGAGGCGATGGTCGGCCAGTACGGAATGCCGTCATCCAGTGACAGCGTGGAATCGTGCGGCACCTGCCCCATGATGGTCATGTAGCGCCGGTCCGTCCCCGTGGTCAGATCACCGAGCGCCTCCCAGGTATCACCGCCGTCACGCGAACGCCAGAAGATGTTCGTGGCGGCATAGATCGTCTCCGGGTGGTGCGCACTCAGCACAAACGGTCCGTCCCAGTTGGCGGGAGCCATGGCGTTGCCCAGCTCGGGCTCCGGCACGCCCGGCCCCCAGGACGTCCAATTACGCCGAGGACCAATCCTTCCCTGCGGATCCCCGGGACGAATGGACCGCCGCTCACCCGTGCCGAGGTCGAGCATGGACAGCCCCAGGTACTGCGATTCCGTGTAGAGCCGGTCGGGATCGGATCGGGACACGTGATTGACAAACCCATCGCCCCCACCCGTCTTGATCCAGTCCTCGTTGAGGATGCCTCGGTTACGGTAGGTCTCGCTGGGCCCAGCCCAACTTCCATTGTCCTGCAGACCCCCGTACACCCAATAGGGATCACGCATGTCGACATCCACCCGGTAGAACTGGGCGATGGGCAGCGAGGTCACATAGAGCCACGTCAGCGCTCGGTCGTAGGAAATGCCGATGCCCCCATCGTCCCCCTTGATCACGTGCCGGGAGTCGGCGGGGTTGACCCATACGATGCGGTCGTCGCCGTGGAGGGACTGGCGCGCGCGTGTGAACGTCCGGCCGCCGTCATCCGACCAGCTGAAGCTGTTCTGCATGTAGATGCGCTGGTCGTCGCTCGGGTCCATGTACGGCTGGCTCGCGTACATCGGGCGAGGATTCCAGTCGCTCATGAATGTCCAGGTCTCCCCTCGGTCTTCGCTGCGATACACGCCGGCCCGGCGCTCGCCGTAGGCCGTGGAGGCGTTGTACTGCCAGCCCTGCTCGACGCTGATGGTGATCACGGACGGATCCGCTTCCCAGAGTGCAATGCCGATGCGTCCAAAGTCGCCCTCCGGCAGACCGTTGCGCATCTCCCGCCACGTGCGGCCGCCGTCTGTGGACTTGTGCAGGCCGCTGCCCGGACCACCCCCGTGAAAGCCGTAGGCCCGGCGCTGACGCTGGTAGGTTGCCGCATAAAGAATGTCGGGGTTGGTGTGATCCACCGCGACATCCACCACGCCCGTCTCGTCATCGACAAACAGCAGTCGTTCCCACGTCGCGCCGCCGTCGCTCGTTTTGTAGAGGCCTCGCTCAGGGTTCGGTCCCCACAGGTGTCCCATGCCGGCCACCCACGCCACGTCAGGATCGCTCGGATGAAGGGCGATGCGGCCTACATGTCGGGTCTCGTCGAGCCCGAGATGGGTGAACGTCTTGCCGCCGTCGGTCGATCGATAGACGCCGTTCCCCCAGGACGAACTCTGCCGATTTGCACGTTCTCCGGTGCCCACCCACAGGATGCTGTCCGCGATGGCGTGCAGCGCAATGTCACCGATGGAGTGCACCGCCTCGTTCTGGAACTGCGCCTCGAACGTGACGCCGTTGTTGGTGGTCTTCCAGACTCCGCCGGTCGCGGACGCCACGTAGAACGTGTAGGGATCGTCGACCTGAACGGCGAGGTCGACCACGCGACCACTCATGGTGGCAGGGCCGATTTCGCGGAATTCCAGACCGTCAAGGAAGCTGTCCGGCAGGGGCTGCGCGTTGGCCGTGAGGGAGAACGCGAACAGGGCTAGGCAGAGGAGGCGAGGCATGGGTCGTGGCGCTTGGTCGGTGCAACAATACCCCGGGCGCGAGTAGGCTTCCAGCGTTGTCACGCCCGCGAAAGTCTACTCCCGCAGGTACTCCGCGGCCGCCAACCTCACCGCGTTCAGCACGGCCCTTGTATCCGGTCCAGTCTCATCCCCACCGGCAGTGTTGAATGTCGCCAGCACCCCACGCCCTTCCTCCGGATCGAACAGCATGAAGGAAAAGAACCCCCGCTGACTCCCGGTATGTCCGACCAGCCCTCGATCCGGATAGAGCCAGAACGTGAGCCCCATGCCTTCATGGCCGAGTTCCATCTCCCCCACGGGCACCACCTCCTGCCACATTTCAGCAAGGCTCTCCCGGCTCAGGACCGGGGCATCCACGGCGCCGGTGAGGAAGCCGATCCACTTCGCCAGATCGTCCACCGTGGCATTCAGCCCGCCGTTGGACACCGTGATGCCCGTGTTGAAATCGCCGTTTGCGACGGGGCTCCCTTCGACGAGCCGATAGTTCTCCGACCTGTGCTCAGCCAGATGCCACGGCGCCACGTCGAAGTAGGCCGAGCGCATGCCGAGCGGCCGGAAGATGTTTTTCTCGATGTAGGCTTCGAACACATCGCCCGTCACCGCTTCAATCATGCTTCCCAGGAAGACGATGCCGGGATTCGAGTACTGGAATCGTGAGCCGGGCTCGAAAGCGATGTCCGTGTAGGGCATCATGGCCACCAACTGACTCCACGCCGTGGGCTCCCAGGGCTGCCAGTCCTCACCGCCGTCCCAGGGCCATGTCGAACCCCGGAATCCGGCTGCGTGCGCCATGAGGTGCCCGACCGTGATGTCCTGCATCGAGCCGAACGGGTTGTGCGCCTGCCGCAGCTCCGGCACGTATTCGACAATCGGGTCCTCAAGCGAGATGAGTCCGCGGTCCCTGAGCTGCATGACCGCGACGCCTGTGAAAGTCTTTGTGATGGACGCCCAGTGAAACAGGGTCTGGATGTCGACTGGTCGCTTGTCTACGACCGCCCACCCAAGGTCCTGCCGCTGCGTTACGGCACCGCCCTCAACCAGGGCGAGCGTGCTTCCGACGATGCCGGAGGAGGCAATCAGCCGTTGATGCTCCCGCTCAACAGACGCCCAGTCCTGGGCGTGGGCCGAGGAGGCAGCGGACAGGATCAGGACCGAGAGCAGGAAGCGTGCGGGTCGCATGGGCGTTTGTGTGTGGCGAGGGCTGATGGCAATACCGGGCATCGTGCAGAGAAGGTCAACCCAGACTGGTCTCAACGCCCGATGACGACACGCCTGGCCCACCGAAGGTCGCCGAACTCCAAAGCGACCAGGTATACCCCAACAGGCAACCCCGCCGTCTCGACCAGAAGCTCCTGGCTCCCGACAGACACATGATGGGAGCGGTTGCCACCCAGTGGCCGACCCAACACATCGAACACGGCGATCTCGACCAGGCCGGGGCGTGCCACTTGCACGGGAATCGAAGCCGAGCCGTTGGCTGGATTCGGAAACACGGCCCCGACCTGAAATCTCTCCAGCCGGTGAGAAGACTCGACGCCCACCGGCCCCGTCGGCGGCCCAAAAACAATACTGTTCGGAGTATCCAGCCCGGCACCGGCAATGAACTTGCCCTGACGCTCTCCCGTGGCAAAGTCATAGCGATATACCGCGTTCGCCGTCCAGTCGCAGACGTATAACAACTCGTCCTCCGGCCCGAACGTCCACCCCTCGGCGTGTTGCAAGCCCTCAGCCACTACCCGCGTGAAACCACGGGTCTCCAGGTTGTACTCCACCACGCGCCCGGATCCGCGGGTGCTCGTGCCCCATTCCACGATGTACGCCTGGTTCGAATCGCCCAACCAGACATTGACGGGCCCGGAAAGCCCGGAAATGAGCACCTCGAAGCTGCCGTCCTCGTCGTAGCGCCGCAATTCCCCGGCGGCGAAGGTGACCACATGGAGTCGCACCTGACTGTCC
This window encodes:
- a CDS encoding T9SS type A sorting domain-containing protein — encoded protein: MTRRCASRPATRAWPKSIAVWGFSRLFASLLVVAGSLQTVSGQAVHAANLGLFETSLTSEGVEAVDVSAAGVILGYASRGTAQFFNRGASGWEAGVELPQGGRGVAIGDSLAVLDEGRQCAQDCRDAVSVYRRTGGEWTLLATLRDPLPNGFFGYALDVWGEWVAVAGAQPDGKGIVYLYKATESTVVLDQTLVAPTPVASDGFAATISLSGGTLAVNSYHTFSTYVLRGDAWSFERAFFGAPVADIAPSGARLATVLNQSGGGVEVTVYVRSEAEWEVESKVVLEGSIFAAATTQMNDDFIAVPVVPVGQIFGNNELRLLSRHGGHWVQEGMVAVAAIPDDSTWDIALDSSRIVVGGSNFTNTSGGASVVESLPRSGHMAVDAVYPTSVGEGGVVTVSILGSGFTESTTVSLERGAQIWEPLRLRVSPTGNLLSIQLDTGGRFLDSWTVVASGAGSERASLVDGLHVVPLEAPVVLASYVGPPATTEGLNNATIQLTNSGNVDAILVPLRVGGFPEDAPPRLRGGVGDWFPSLPESDLVLDSTDAALATSLLIPRVPPGIPCLLDMEYVRPGTSDADVRLTLATSPPLVGVDPLSSSAGKGGRIGDACLKAGLLAALEEVASAYGGRIKMKCINEMIGHLSTLAGLGINVAGDSDAPIDYIKLLFETFKQALVCSGHALSGSTAIGLALSLSGSIGRGIEAIDKCLEDEWKEELQRPLDWPGPHSVPLPHRRSEDPNELRGPLGHGERRMVSAESVLSYTILFENLVSATAPARRVEISTILDPELFDLETFGFGTVSLADSTIAGDAWNRSSTSSLLDLRPAVDALVYLTSSLDETSGEVRWVMTALDPSTGSMTTNPLNGFLPPNHLPPGGEGAVSFSVRPRGELTTGSVLSASADIVFDSNPSIRTNQWSNVLDADPPVSMIESVQEADSSNYVVSWSGSDVGAGIASYSIYVSRDGNDFERWLRTSETNGVFHGDTLATYQFVSVASDLAGNMEEATFDSWTATARPPELPSSLGISLRSPFPNPALESVTVPFAVSHAGRVTLELYDTLGRRLVTVTEEEFYLPGNHEVSVDLEGLASGVYLILAKAGGHATTSMIVRR
- a CDS encoding T9SS type A sorting domain-containing protein; its protein translation is MAHSTSIYRACLLASLLWATGSTAQTITFADFAATVQPGTVVMASESARIELDIGTPGSGNQWVFSYLPALSTQTSILAPAATPFAAEFSGATHVTYGEVADTDFQGEAWVYQALRDTRLSQLGSASNVPGLEGKLVYSPALVVLEFPLELGRAVSSSALATTTTTLGTTTITLADSVHAESVVDATGQLILPDGISRPAVRVRSTRVFRSLSGTTVMEDISFLTSDGYGVSLEEPDSTGVTEGRVTGDVRWAHSGGGTNVHQAHEAASEGIPWGVYPNPVRTNTTLWLDMPSAESARIELTDILGRRLATVFDGVLAPGPHEWSIDASGYPPGVYIWTVRAGAWSASRLMHRSR
- a CDS encoding beta-lactamase family protein, which translates into the protein MRPARFLLSVLILSAASSAHAQDWASVEREHQRLIASSGIVGSTLALVEGGAVTQRQDLGWAVVDKRPVDIQTLFHWASITKTFTGVAVMQLRDRGLISLEDPIVEYVPELRQAHNPFGSMQDITVGHLMAHAAGFRGSTWPWDGGEDWQPWEPTAWSQLVAMMPYTDIAFEPGSRFQYSNPGIVFLGSMIEAVTGDVFEAYIEKNIFRPLGMRSAYFDVAPWHLAEHRSENYRLVEGSPVANGDFNTGITVSNGGLNATVDDLAKWIGFLTGAVDAPVLSRESLAEMWQEVVPVGEMELGHEGMGLTFWLYPDRGLVGHTGSQRGFFSFMLFDPEEGRGVLATFNTAGGDETGPDTRAVLNAVRLAAAEYLRE
- a CDS encoding T9SS type A sorting domain-containing protein — translated: MRLATALVLLALLVPDVAVAQSSAYIYISSRNTSSVKRYRADTGAYVDEFVESGAGGLLHPQEVLWAPDGNLLVTGHGNSAVKKYDGQSGTYLGDFTSGYQLSRPTKAAFGPDGYLYVSQWGAGQPEVARFDGATGVFVDEVTANGSDVAPMGQAWDSQVRLHVVTFAAGELRRYDEDGSFEVLISGLSGPVNVWLGDSNQAYIVEWGTSTRGSGRVVEYNLETRGFTRVVAEGLQHAEGWTFGPEDELLYVCDWTANAVYRYDFATGERQGKFIAGAGLDTPNSIVFGPPTGPVGVESSHRLERFQVGAVFPNPANGSASIPVQVARPGLVEIAVFDVLGRPLGGNRSHHVSVGSQELLVETAGLPVGVYLVALEFGDLRWARRVVIGR